CGGGGAGTGGCATGGTTGAGAATGTTGGCCGTCTCCGTCATTTCGACCATGAAAGTCGATTGCCCCCGCGCCAGATTGTCGCTCGCCCCGACCCGGGTGAAGATCCGGTCGACGACGCCGATCCGCGCCGAACGGGCCGGCACCAGGCTCCCCATCTGGGCCATCAGCACGATCAGGGCGACCTGGCGCATGTAGGTCGACTTGCCTGCCATGTTCGGCCCGGTGATGATGAGGATCTGGTTTTCCCGGGTATCCATGATGACGTCGTTGGAGACGAACCGCTCCGAGAGGTTCATCGACTCGATCACCGGGTGCCGGCCCTCGATGATGACCAGTTCGTCGCTGCTGTCGATCTCGGGACAGACGTAATCGCGGTCGTGGGCCAGATCGGCGAGGGCGAGCAGCACGTCGAGAGCGGCCAGCGCTTCGGCGGTCGCCTGGATGCGCCGCCCCTGCGCTGCCACCTGCTGGCGCACCTGCTGGAAGAGGTCGTACTCGATCTCCACCAGTTTTTCCTCGGCACCAAGCACCTTTTCCTCGTATTCCTTGAGGGCGGGAGTGATGAAGCGCTCGGCATTGGCGAGCGTCTGCCGGCGCTGGTAATCCTCGGGGATGCGGTCGAGATGGCTGCGGGTGATTTCGATGTAGTAGCCGAACACCTTGTTGAAGCGGACCTTGAGCGTCGAGATGCCGGTGCGCTCTTTTTCCTCCCGCTCCAGCCGGGCGATCCACCCCTTCCCTTCCCGGCTGATGGCACGCAGATCGTCGAGTTCCGGGTCGAAGCCGTCGCGGATCAGCCCGCCTTCGCGAAGGATGAACGGCGGATCGTCGGCGATGGCCCGCCCGATCAGCCCGGTCACCTCGGGCAGCGGATCGATGGCTTCCCTGAGCCGGGCGAGCAGCGGGCTCTCGAGCAGCGACAACTGGTCGAGCATGGCGGGAAGGCGATCGAGCGAGCTTTTCAGGGCGACCAGATCCTTGGCGTTGGCGTTGGCCATGGCGATCTTGCCGTTGAGCCGTTCCAGGTCGTAGACCCCGTCGAGGGCGAGGCGCAGATCGCCGCGCACCAGGCTTTT
This window of the Desulfuromonadales bacterium genome carries:
- the mutS gene encoding DNA mismatch repair protein MutS translates to MSTTPMMRQYLEIKSQYPDAILFFRLGDFYEMFLEDAVAASRVLDITLTSRNKGAVDEVPLCGIPYHSSQPYIARLVENGFKVAICEQVEDPKSAKGIVRREVVRVVTPGLVVDTETLKPKENNYLLALADGGQARWGIALLDITTGEFRATEVRDIEGVRSEIASVNPREVLLVEGGQGEALRKKLQGPLDGRMVNLVPEWVWAPDRAERLILDFFGCASLEAFGCADLPAAVQAAGAILHYLGETQKAAVEHIRALNTYRTSDFMVLDDATRRNLELTATLYDGSRRGSLLGVLDRTVTAMGGRKLRQWVNQPLVDVERIRARHQALLELVSKSLVRGDLRLALDGVYDLERLNGKIAMANANAKDLVALKSSLDRLPAMLDQLSLLESPLLARLREAIDPLPEVTGLIGRAIADDPPFILREGGLIRDGFDPELDDLRAISREGKGWIARLEREEKERTGISTLKVRFNKVFGYYIEITRSHLDRIPEDYQRRQTLANAERFITPALKEYEEKVLGAEEKLVEIEYDLFQQVRQQVAAQGRRIQATAEALAALDVLLALADLAHDRDYVCPEIDSSDELVIIEGRHPVIESMNLSERFVSNDVIMDTRENQILIITGPNMAGKSTYMRQVALIVLMAQMGSLVPARSARIGVVDRIFTRVGASDNLARGQSTFMVEMTETANILNHATPR